From a single Roseibium algicola genomic region:
- a CDS encoding c-type cytochrome has product MRLWLIVAIVAPALAGAAFAVLYLWPVDKPERIEVLAGDPGRGAYLARMSGCIACHTNTEGGGKPLAGGVRLPTDFGTFYSPNLTTDPDHGIGNWNLQDFAAAVRQGISPEGEPYYPSFPYPFYGSFTDQDIADLWAAFKTVPPVAEASTPHDMLPPFNLRMGLKLWRGLFYVPETFDPDPARSDLWNRGKFIVEGPAHCGACHTPRNAAGARQAELALHGASELPDGGNSPPITSAALKRQGWTISSLQYALKTGIMPDGDVFGGSMGEVVRDGTAFLSEEDREAIATFLLERDG; this is encoded by the coding sequence ATGCGCCTCTGGCTCATTGTTGCGATCGTTGCTCCCGCGTTGGCGGGAGCGGCGTTCGCCGTGCTGTACCTCTGGCCTGTCGACAAGCCCGAACGGATCGAAGTCCTTGCCGGCGATCCGGGCCGCGGCGCCTATCTTGCCAGGATGTCGGGATGTATCGCCTGCCATACCAATACGGAAGGTGGCGGGAAACCTCTGGCTGGCGGTGTCAGGCTGCCGACAGACTTCGGTACGTTCTATTCGCCCAACCTGACGACGGATCCGGATCACGGCATCGGAAACTGGAACTTGCAGGATTTTGCAGCGGCGGTGCGACAGGGTATTTCGCCGGAAGGAGAGCCCTACTATCCGTCGTTTCCCTATCCGTTTTACGGTTCCTTTACCGACCAGGATATCGCGGACCTGTGGGCAGCCTTCAAGACGGTTCCCCCCGTTGCTGAAGCATCGACACCACATGACATGTTGCCGCCATTCAATCTCAGAATGGGTCTGAAACTCTGGCGCGGACTGTTTTACGTGCCGGAGACATTCGACCCGGATCCTGCGCGCTCTGATCTCTGGAACAGGGGCAAGTTCATTGTTGAGGGACCGGCTCATTGCGGCGCTTGCCACACCCCTAGAAATGCCGCTGGTGCACGTCAGGCGGAATTGGCTCTGCATGGCGCCAGCGAACTGCCTGACGGCGGCAACTCTCCACCCATCACGAGTGCCGCGCTGAAGAGACAGGGCTGGACGATAAGTTCTCTTCAGTATGCTCTGAAAACCGGGATCATGCCTGATGGGGATGTCTTTGGCGGCTCCATGGGCGAGGTCGTGCGCGACGGCACTGCTTTCCTTTCCGAAGAGGACAGGGAAGCAATCGCAACCTTTCTCCTGGAGAGGGACGGCTGA
- a CDS encoding c-type cytochrome, which produces MKLTVISVTGALLLAGVAGAFAHGGASGIVKERMDAMDEMGDVMKSLTAIMRGEKDYDADAVREGAAVIQSHSGEALTKLFPEHSIEGPSEAKPEIWTDWEEFSELAKQLDVFAAGLGAAAENGLAHGKGGAGMTGQSGMMGQDTMMGGNSMMSQGGMMGSGGMMGSGGMMGNAGHMADPEMLAQMPADGLFNMVAQTCSACHSKFRVEKN; this is translated from the coding sequence ATGAAACTTACGGTTATATCAGTGACTGGCGCGCTGTTGCTTGCAGGCGTTGCCGGCGCTTTTGCACATGGTGGGGCGTCCGGAATCGTCAAGGAACGCATGGACGCGATGGATGAGATGGGCGACGTGATGAAGTCGCTGACTGCCATCATGCGTGGAGAAAAGGACTATGATGCGGACGCAGTGCGTGAGGGCGCTGCGGTTATCCAGTCCCATTCCGGCGAGGCCCTGACCAAGCTGTTCCCGGAACACAGCATCGAAGGCCCATCGGAGGCGAAACCGGAAATCTGGACTGACTGGGAAGAATTCTCTGAGCTCGCAAAACAGCTGGACGTTTTTGCAGCAGGACTTGGCGCAGCGGCCGAAAACGGCCTGGCACACGGCAAGGGCGGTGCAGGTATGACGGGTCAGTCGGGCATGATGGGGCAAGACACCATGATGGGTGGAAATTCCATGATGTCCCAGGGTGGTATGATGGGCTCCGGAGGAATGATGGGGTCGGGTGGCATGATGGGGAACGCCGGTCACATGGCCGATCCCGAAATGCTGGCCCAGATGCCTGCGGACGGGCTTTTCAACATGGTCGCGCAGACCTGTTCGGCCTGTCACTCAAAATTCAGGGTCGAGAAAAACTGA